Part of the Venturia canescens isolate UGA chromosome 2, ASM1945775v1, whole genome shotgun sequence genome is shown below.
ATACAACTCTGGCAAGAATAATATCGCCGGGTCTAAAAGACTTGTACAGTTCAACTCTGTCTTTTTCTGTTGCTCGAACATCTTCTTTCCTCAAAATTCCTCGATAAGGTCTAGTTAAAacgacatcaccgatacatttcaTGGTACATTTGCAAAACCTTTGATTAACAAGAGTAACCATAGCTGTAACAATGTCGCCAGGTGCAGGTACTATAGTTTGTTCCGTCATTCCATGAACAACAACCGTCGTTGTCtaaattaatagaaaatttcattgtttaaaaaatatgatataTCGAAAAGCAAGAAACTTAACCTCCAAAATCGTTCTCGTACATTTTCGTCCTTGATCAATTCTACCGTGCCAGCGagttttgaataaatataaCCTTGCTGTTCGTATGTTCCTGGTCCCGGTAAGTTCACTTTGTCTGACACGCATAATCGTTGTCCTATCAAATAATTCAAACATAAACATCCATAGTTGAAATTTAAGTAAATGATAAACAAAGAATGGAACGCACCGGGAACACAAATAATAAGTTCTTTATCTTTCTCCATTTTATTTGAACTTCAAAAATCTACGGAGAATAATATTTAAACTAATATAAGTCAATAATTAAATATTCgtcacaaattcgaaaaatgtacACGGCTAAATATAAAACACGTGTTTTTTGCTTGTTTATTTTTGTGCTTAGATTTACAAAAGTTGACACATAATTCTAGTTTGCAGAAAGACCGAGAGAGGCGTTCGTAGGAAGCGCTCACTGTAATATTTCCGGATTTCATCTCCAGATGTCAATCAAGCGAACTTCCATATACATCTAAAAGTTTGTGCAAACAAAACAAATGAACGTAGTTTTCTGAAATAGTCGTTAAATCATTTGGTAATTACCGTGTAATTAGTGTTGACAATACATGAACCATCGACTCGTAAGATTGAGTGGGGACCAGAGATTTGTGGAGTTCGTTGATTTTGAGGTGAGTTCACGTTATGTCCTCTCTCATCAACAAGTGCCAAGGGGTTATTTCACGTTGTCAGGCATACTCTATGTAGAATACAACCGCGATATGCTgacgaaatagaaaaaataattgcgcCAAGCGTATTTCATCAAGTGTTCCAATAGTTTTttacaaataattttcaagtaatttttcatgggaattCTTTACGAATTCCAACTTGTTACGATTTTTGTAAACTGTAGTTGTGTTTGCACGATTAAAGTGCGTCATATCTATCAACGAAACGCCATACGGAGCGATTTCTTATCACAATTTCGGTGTACACGCGGTTGATTGATATTTTCGAACGACAGTGGAGAAACCATCAAATTAGCGTTGACATCGTGGACATTTACCTGTACTTTTTTGTTCATTGATTAACCATGTTCGTTGcgtattctttttttatcggGCTACACTCTACACGTACCCCAAGATATTATTCTATTTCTTTCTCCACGTGATTAGTCTGTCTCAAAAGTATTAGAATTTCAGTTTGCTGAGAGTCAGAAACTCGAGGAGTATAAGCAGAGTTCCGCGCTTATTTCCACGCTAACAATTTTCGTATTGCTAAGGCGTACATGAAAGATTCACCGAAATACCGAAccatcattgaaaaaatatggcaGGCACAAAGACACGAAATGTATTCGCCACATTTTCGTTAATAAACATTCTTCAACTAATTGTGCGAAAAAAAGACTAGTAAGAAAATGATACGTAAATTCTTAATTGTTCAATAGATATAAAGCGTTGCATTATtggattcgaaaaattttcatgaacgCATATTAggataatacaaaaaaattagcatACGATGTATACGTTGAAACCTTATAAACTTTTCATTTTGACTTTGGCGTCGTCAACTTTCGCGAAATAAAGTCACACTGTGTATCGAGGGTAACGCCGAGAATAATACAGCAGGTATACATAATAAGTTTTTCAAGTCATGAACGTCGGACGGTTAACGAAGAGCATAAACGACGATCTCTATATGTATATTACATACAGAAAACAAGTAGATCGAAAGAACATAACGGACCATCGCTTTCGCCTCGCAGAACACGTGATTCGCAAAGaccaaaaacttttgttttccTCCTATCTACGCTGTTGCACTCGGATGAACTTCGAGTTAGTTGTTCCCCCATACACGCGGCGCTGCCGCCGCGGCAGAGTTTCTCCTTTGGCAAG
Proteins encoded:
- the Csl4 gene encoding exosome complex component CSL4 — encoded protein: MEKDKELIICVPGQRLCVSDKVNLPGPGTYEQQGYIYSKLAGTVELIKDENTTTVVVHGMTEQTIVPAPGDIVTAMVTLVNQRFCKCTMKCIGDVVLTRPYRGILRKEDVRATEKDRVELYKSFRPGDIILARVMPMTEAHTYQLSTAENELGVVVAHSEDGISMVPISWTEMQCPKTLVKEFRKVAKVVPEQMITEP